The genomic window CCGTCCACTGATCTTGTTTCAAATTGAACAGCcgcaataatttcttttttggccCACAATTCAGAACAAGCCTCTCACCATCAAAGAAAATGGGTTGAGCCACTCTTGATAACCCTTTGATCTTGTTCCTGACAAGCCCCCACTTGTTGTTTTCATAATCAAGAAGAGCCCACATCATAATTTGTCTCTTGAAAACACATACCACATAAAGAAAACCATCCGCAGCTCCGAACCATGAATAATCTTGATAGTTAAGCCATGCTAGTCGCAGTTCTGGAGGCATACCGATGAGTGtagcttcttctttctctacatTAAACGCAACAATATCACCGAAGGCCCTAAACCAGTGCACATGTCCATTCAAGTACACAGCTTGACCTCTCAACTCATAAAAATGAGGCTGCATAGGAATTAAATTTCTCAAGAACAGCTTGCATGTAGATTGTCTCCATGAGTTTGCACTTGAATCGAATATCTTAAAGCCATAAGCATCTTCGTCTTGTGGCATATTCAAGATCTGTTCTCTGTAAACATGAACTAACTTGAATTCAAGCGAAGAGAAACCAATTGGGTCATAAGCCAAACCTAAATCACATTTAGCACCATATGGGGTTTCAAGTGCTGGTATAGTCTGGATTCTATCAGGTAAAATAGGGTTACAAACAGAAAGACTAGAATCAGAGAGACCTAGAACAAGGCCATTGCAAGAAGCTATGATCTGAGAATTTATGGGAACAACTTTAGGATTATTGTGGATATTTGGTTTTGAATGAAAAGAACAGAAGAGTATCTTATCTGCACTCCTGCCTGTAAACCGAAGAAGACCATGTACCTCATCAGGGTTTGATCGAAGAGCATGACTGGTAGCAAACCTAGGATCAGACACAAGTTGATCGTAGTACTTGCTCAGACATCTAAATCGGACAGCAGATTTGGCTGGCAAACATAAAAGGATGTCGGTGACAAGATCCTCACAGAGTCTCTCCATACATGAATTCTTACTGTTACAGATTGTGAAGGTTGTTTTGGAATCTGTCTATGTCTGAGAGAGAGGAAGATTTAGTGCTTTTACTTGTTGGGTTAAAATACTAAGTAATAGCATGTCTGTAAGTGTTGAAGAGgttggtttttaaattgttttttttttttttgtttagaaatgtattataataatattttttattttttaaaatttatttttaatattaatatataaaaaaatccaaaaatataaaaaaataaattataaataaaaataaattaatttttttaaaaaaatatataattaaactgTAAAACCAAACAGGATAGCCGCAAAATTTTGGCTGCTTTAAACTCTATTGCTATGTAGGATTCTTCAaggtaaaatttatttaatgatggtTATTGTACTTATTTAGTAAGGAAAACTAAATTAATGACTAATTAGCTTATTAAATTGCTGGCTCTGATGAATTTTCATGTCTCTTACCATGTACACAGATAGGAATTTTATTAATGACcaactaaatataaaatattgaatttattttattttcaagaaatttatatattaactatatatatataaatataaatagaaacaataatttaatatgaatatgATGAATACGATTTAAACTAACCTGAAcatatgagttttttaaaaagttatattgctagatatataatataaataatgaatgaaTATTGTTAAATATGACGGAAACTAACACCAAATCATATACATCTGtataaaatagatttatttgCAGAACATTACATTACTTTATTACAATATAATATAGATATAAtacacatatataattatttataatctcatcatttaatTCACATACCTCAAATATAtgtgttactttttttattttatattaaataataaatagtacTCGGATAATTAAtacacatataaaaataaaaaaacctaatagataatatataaatatctaaattctTTACTTGTTAAGTAATAGATAAGatatagataaaatataaacattataTAATTTACAAGTAATAAGAAATTCTAGttggtttcttttattattgtctacttacttttattttatctgtCTGATCGATTTCTtgggttattattttttttatttaggctTTATCTTCGCggcttgtaaaaaaaataatcttgagaCAATAAAAGATTTAGATTTTTTGGAAGAGAATTCCATGATTAAGAAAAAAGGTtgattcctttccttttttaagaaaaaaataaatatttaatacatTCATATATCCAAAGATTTTTCTAGGATCGAACTATATTTCTCTTGTCCTAATGTAAGATAATAAATGTctgtttgatattttgattgaattaattagttaaatgtAGATTAAGTCTTAAGTAGATGGTTAGTAGTAAtcctttcaaattaaatcatagttttgattaaactaaattttgatgatttttcataATCATGGTTTTGATAATATAATTCCAAACGGAGCCTAATTAAGCTAGCAACTCTTATAGAATTTTTGTAATCGGAGGAAgcaaaactttaattttgtaACAACTCTTTAAGTTTTtagtcttttattaaaaaaaaatataatagatatcACTTGccttttatagatatttttatatggtcCCGAACTCTAAGAATTTATGTACTAGTCCTGAATTAACAAAATGCCACCACGTGTTAGTATGAATTCTACAACAGGTTCACATCCCTTGTTTTGattatatttcctttttttagaatgaatttaaataaatcttATTAATCATGCAACTACCTAACCCTTCTTTCAAATCCATCTTCTGTTTAGTTCATCtctctttgttttaaattaaaagcacAGAAAATCCATTGTATATCTCTCCTAAAAatatgaattctttttttaaattctagcTATTAGAGTATAATATAGATAAATTagtactttatatatatatatatatatatatatataatctcaattaaataatatttttgttctatCTCAGtttaaatttgaagtttaaatgatatctcaataataaattaatatttttttatgatttctagGGTATTGATTTATTGAGGCTTAActataataaaatttcattgtcggatttctttctagttttccttttttttttaattcaatttaggtTTTGTAGAATGAATGCAGTAGAGAAGAGAGGAAGTAGGAGAAAtggaggaatatatatatatatatatatatatatatatatatatatatatatatatatatatataatttatggaacaaaatgattgataaataaataatgatttatttaatagaGGAAACTtatgtcaaattttttatttcggtGTTTTgcgatgaaataaataatgacttatttaatgggtttgttttatattttgtcaattttattgccgAGTTGTAATTTTCggtaaatatatagaaatttaaatttatgtagatatataattgataatgaattaaaagaactattaaaatagattgaataagatcgaactaaaccaatatttttagagatttatttagttaatgtagttaattaatacatgttgtcattattatttaaataaatataacataaataattgaataatcgTTTATTTATGGAtcatttagatataaaaaaatcaagggaacTTTCTTCTTTGAGTCTCATCTTTAATATAGCCAAGAAAGAAGCACATTTAAATATGAAACCCTTTCATAGTTTCTAAACAATCAAGGGCAGTTTCTTGCTTGTAAACCAACCTCCCCTCTCATTTTCTCTTCCTGCatatgttttttgtgtttttttttttgatgaagagCTCGTATAGTGTGCTGGCATCAACTTTTGATGGATTTGACGTGCAACATTATGTCATAATTTAGACTTGGAGTAATGCTGTTGATGGGAGCTACCTTAGGAATGAAAGGGAAGTAGATAATAGATTGCGTTtgattagtattttaaaattaaaaaaaaaagaaatagaaaatatgtttggttagagaaatataaatctatttttaaaacagtaatgaatttttattattttcggATATGTCTATTTtatcccatttgttttttttgtattccaAGATATATAGTAAATAAACATTATCTAGATTGCTTCAAACATATCACTCCTGTGCAAGAGTAGGggtaattttcttattaaaaaaaaaatcattccctAAACCcttacattgaaaaaaagaagaggaagaagaaacataaaatatttttaaaatttaaaaaaaaacataaattaattgttatttaaaaaaaaaacataaaggttCTTTGTCACATTTTAcccttaggaaaaaaaaaaagaaaacaaaaactgatGATGCTAACAACAATAATGGGCTTAATAATTAACTATGAATGGGTCAAGTATCATGTTGTGGATGTAAATTGGCCGTGGGCCGGCAAGGCCTTATTTCCTAATTGCAAACccagagaaagaagaaacacaaaaacttgGTAAAGTacgccgttgccggggatcgAACCCGGGTCACCCGCGTGACAGGCGGGAATACTCACCACTATACTACAACGACTTGGTTGATTTCGTTTCCCTCATTTATAaatgtaataataaataaactgcCTATCTCAAGTTCACGGCCGGAGATGAGGAGGGAGTCTTTCCGTTCTTATAAAATCCAGTCGATCTAACATCTgattataattatagaaaaaccaTCCCAATTAGTGATTGGACTTGATTGATTCATAAGAATTGTGGTGCTATTTAATTGAGATTCCAGATTTATTAATATAGACATGGTTCTAtgcataattaatttgaaaaaaaaaaaaactaaaattttaagggttaTAGTTTTCCTCGAGAGAAAGAATACAAGTATTCCAATATACGTAGGTATGTAAACAATCTCTTCGTTGGCATTTGAGTCCAATTAGATCGGAcatctaatattaaattgattgaagaaACATGAGTTTAACTAGTTTATTtagtacaataaaaaaataataaataacagatgattaaattgtttttaagactacaaaaataaataattcccaattaaaaattagtaaatCAGTGTTATATAggattgtttttaataaaaaaaaataaataaattaggagAAAGGTTGTTGTGATTTGAGATAAACatccataataaattaaattatatttcgaatgagataaagtaataaaatcagctgaaattgtaaaatatcataaaaatagttgaaaaagataatttttgaatAGGATCCGGAAGAGTActttgttgaaattttattaaatatgataaaaattttaaattgattgtttAGATATATTgtgaaatataaaatgaatgttGTAAAGAAAGAAATCTGAAAAGTAAGATTTGATAATGTTATGAATGCAAATCAAGCATTGAAATATGTGTAATatctaaattgaaataatacaaATGTTAACTTGTCTCCTTACATGtagaaactttgaaaaaataatctaatagagATATGGTAATAAATAACTCGTAATAAAGAGAATAGTAGAATAGAGGagttattatttcaaataatccAAAAGGTTCAATGACACATAAAGAAGTAAATAAGACGATCAAAAGAAATGATATTGGGTTTAGTTAGAAAAGAGAATATATAacatatatagttttaaaacaagAGATGTTACAAGAAACATTTATCATGACGTTGAATCGGTCCATCATGTCGCTTCTTATGCCAGTTGCCTTCATTTTGATGAGCTCCACCTAAGCGTGGACTCCTTTCTTTTATAGTTATTATCAAACTCAGATCGGTCCGACAGATCAATTTGAGATTTAATCAATTGGAGCTGAACTAGTCTGAGTTTGTTAAAAGAGCAGTTAGTGCAACGATCCAGTCAAATCCGGTTGACCCGGCAGGTCAACCCGTGACTCGaacgagacccggtttttttttaaatgtgggatttgaaacccatcagtatatatactatatgtttccaaaaaaaaaattatgttttttcaatgtggagtaaaaaaccttttggtttaaatacttcaacttaaaatgataacattagtatatatactttatgttccgaagaaaaaagttatcttttttcaatatgggatttgaaacctattagtatatatactttatgttcacatgaaaaaaaacatatgttttttcaatgtggattTGAAACcgattagtatatatactctatattcacaagaaaaaagctatgtttttttaatgtgggatttgaaacccattagtatatataatctatgtttcaaaaaaaaaagttatgttttttcaatgtgggataaatttttttaaaatattcttttaaactttattatttaaaatatatatatagcctatatttacatagatttttttcttaatttttttatataaaatattaaaactttaatgtttttttaatttttccgggttgacccgagttgacttaGGTTGACTCATGAAACCCGAGACCCGGCCCCTTATTCGGGTCAATCCCGGACCAGATTTAGGGAGCGTTTGGTAGTGCGTTTCTACCTGTGTtttgtgaaaatttgaatttttttttttttttttttttgctaaaattgagtgcggtttgtactttttggatcgttttgatgtgctgatgtcaaaaatgatttttaaaaaataaaaaaacatcattgacatgcatttcggcacgaaaagttatttgaaaatcacccgcaaccacactgccaaacacgctcttaataAATATGCTTTCTCGATGATTCTTCATTAGATTATCACCTTCTcttgtttcttttgagttttttaagtaTCGTACCTTTTGATCCATCTTTTTTGTGATTACGAAAGAGAGCTTTTGCATCTTCCTTTAATGGAACTCCACCTATTTGTTTGACAAGAGTTTCCTCATTAGCTTCTAAATCTTCAGTAGATGGTTGAGGTACTGTAGTCCATCCTCTAATTGCGGTGGTGAAGCCTTGAAAATCAGGTTAGACCCAGATAGCTTTAGGTGTCGCTGCATATATACCTGATGTGTTCCATCATATCTTCCTCCTCTCTACTGAAACTTTGATAATAAACATTGTTTTTCCTGCTTGAACCTTCCATTTCTTCAGCTcttgataatttgtttcttgAGGCGGTGTGGTGTCCCTACCTTGGACGACGATCTCCCAAAGATCTTGGCCTTCCCAGCAAGACTCTTTTCAACTATTCAAGTAGACTTTAATGCTGCCCATCAAGATTTCCATGACTACTTGAATCTTTTATAGTATTTTGTCAAGCAAAGTCTCCAATAATTCTGATCCCTGATCGGCAAAATCGGTTAACGGTCCTTGACCGCAAGCACTCATAGGTTACTGACCTATAAACTTCAGCACTTTTGCTGGTAACTTTAATGTGGTCCCTGACCACCAGCTCTGATAGGTCCTTAGCCTCAGAACTTCACAGTCCCGTTTCTTAACCGTCAAGCTCCGAAATGATTACCTTGACTGTCAGGCTCCGATACCAATTATTGAGTAAAAATTATCGGCGGCGATGGTGGGTAAATAAAACACACTAGATTTTTATTAGTGATTATGCTTGTACGGTGTTTCATACTTCCACAATaaacactcttttttttttattaataatattccTCACACCACTCAATATCGCTCTTTTCCTCACCCCCTCACGTCACACGCCCAATTATTTCTTTCATCTCTTATCTCTTGTTCACGCCTGGACGtacattcttttgttttctctgttgctggacacacaaaaaacaaaactagccCCTGCTATTTATAGACTTGTTAAGCAGGTCTGGAAGCCTAGACTTTTCCAGGGAATTATTCTCTTACAGCTCATATTCTTAATTACCAAGTAGTACAGCTGGACACATTTTTTACTTCTTCTACGTAAATGACTTGCTTTTTCTTCCCACATTGGCACCGACTGAATTGTC from Populus trichocarpa isolate Nisqually-1 chromosome 5, P.trichocarpa_v4.1, whole genome shotgun sequence includes these protein-coding regions:
- the LOC7494715 gene encoding putative F-box/kelch-repeat protein At1g20790 isoform X2; amino-acid sequence: MERLCEDLVTNILLCLPAKSAVRFRCLSKYYDQLVSDPRFATSHALRSNPDEVHGLLRFTGRSADKILFCSFHSKPNIHNNPKVVPINSQIIASCNGLVLGLSDSSLSVCNPILPDRIQTIPALETPYGAKCDLGLAYDPIGFSSLEFKLVHVYREQILNMPQDEDAYGFKIFDSSANSWRQSTCKLFLRNLIPMQPHFYELRGQAVYLNGHVHWFRAFGDIVAFNVEKEEATLIGMPPELRLAWLNYQDYSWFGAADGFLYVVCVFKRQIMMWALLDYENNKWGLVRNKIKGLSRVAQPIFFDGERLVLNCGPKKKLLRLFNLKQDQWTEMGRLPRNTMDDSTTVYVPFNPTLAPLINSSDPSRTASLPVLPTVMPINNKCKKRKRGRVDRK